One Pseudomonas ekonensis DNA window includes the following coding sequences:
- a CDS encoding sarcosine oxidase subunit delta, with translation MLHIFCPHCGELRSEEEFHASGQAHIPRPLDPNACTDEQWGDYMFFRDNPRGLHHELWDHVAGCRQYFNVTRDTVTYEILETYKIGAKPQFTDKADSPKAAAQALGEKV, from the coding sequence ATGTTGCACATCTTCTGTCCTCACTGCGGCGAACTGCGCTCCGAAGAGGAATTCCATGCATCCGGCCAGGCGCACATCCCGCGTCCGCTGGATCCGAACGCCTGCACCGACGAGCAGTGGGGCGACTACATGTTCTTCCGCGACAACCCGCGCGGCCTGCACCATGAGCTGTGGGACCACGTCGCCGGTTGCCGCCAGTACTTCAACGTCACCCGCGACACCGTGACCTACGAGATCCTCGAAACCTACAAGATCGGCGCCAAGCCGCAATTCACCGACAAGGCCGACAGTCCGAAAGCGGCCGCTCAGGCTCTGGGAGAGAAGGTATGA
- the gbcA gene encoding glycine-betaine demethylase subunit GbcA, with protein MDTAKLSLGDPLEPARKATAQMLQERERTFSLPQPFYSDERLFDIDMQEIFQKEWLIAGMTCEIPAKGNYLTLQIGKNPIIVIRGAEGVVHAFHNVCRHRGSRLCTSDKGKVAKLVCHYHQWTYELDGRLLFAGTEMGADFDMNQYGLKPVNVKTAGGYIFISLAENPPAIDDFLSTLNHYMEPYDMENTKVAVQTTLMEKANWKLVLENNRECYHCNGSHPELLKTLLEWDDVTDPRADQAFKDHVAASAAAWEAEKIPYAHASFGLRNRIVRMPLLKGTVSMTMDGKQGCAKLMGRIKNPDLGSMRILHLPHSWNHCMGDHIIVFTVWPISAQETMVTTKWIVHKDAVEGVDYDVERMRKVWDATNDQDRRLAEENQRGINSTAYQPGPYSKTYEFGVVNFVDWYSERMLSNLGAEPAPYLKGVPVQG; from the coding sequence ATGGACACCGCAAAACTGAGCCTGGGCGATCCGCTGGAACCCGCACGCAAGGCCACCGCGCAAATGCTTCAGGAACGCGAGCGCACCTTCTCGCTGCCGCAGCCGTTCTACAGCGACGAGCGCCTGTTCGACATCGACATGCAGGAGATCTTCCAGAAGGAATGGCTGATCGCCGGCATGACTTGCGAGATCCCGGCCAAGGGCAACTACCTGACCCTGCAGATCGGCAAGAACCCGATCATCGTGATCCGCGGCGCCGAGGGCGTGGTGCACGCGTTCCACAACGTCTGCCGCCACCGCGGCTCGCGCCTGTGCACCAGCGACAAGGGCAAGGTCGCCAAACTGGTCTGCCACTACCACCAGTGGACCTACGAGCTGGACGGCCGCCTGCTGTTCGCCGGCACCGAGATGGGCGCCGACTTCGACATGAACCAGTACGGCCTCAAGCCGGTGAACGTGAAGACCGCCGGCGGCTACATCTTCATCAGCCTGGCGGAGAACCCGCCGGCCATCGACGACTTCCTGTCGACCCTGAACCACTACATGGAACCCTACGACATGGAGAACACCAAGGTGGCGGTGCAGACCACCTTGATGGAGAAGGCCAACTGGAAACTGGTGCTGGAGAACAACCGCGAGTGCTACCACTGCAACGGCTCGCACCCTGAGCTGCTCAAGACCCTGCTGGAATGGGACGACGTCACCGACCCCCGCGCCGACCAGGCGTTCAAGGACCATGTCGCCGCCTCCGCCGCCGCCTGGGAAGCCGAGAAGATCCCTTACGCCCACGCCAGCTTCGGCCTGCGCAACCGCATCGTGCGCATGCCGCTGCTCAAGGGCACCGTGTCGATGACCATGGACGGCAAGCAGGGCTGCGCCAAACTGATGGGCCGGATCAAGAACCCGGACCTGGGCTCGATGCGCATCCTGCACCTGCCGCACTCGTGGAACCACTGCATGGGCGACCACATCATCGTGTTCACCGTGTGGCCGATCAGCGCCCAGGAAACGATGGTCACCACCAAGTGGATCGTGCACAAGGACGCGGTCGAGGGCGTGGACTATGACGTCGAGCGCATGCGCAAGGTCTGGGACGCCACCAACGACCAGGACCGCCGCCTGGCCGAAGAGAACCAGCGCGGCATCAATTCCACGGCCTACCAGCCGGGCCCGTACTCCAAGACCTACGAGTTCGGCGTGGTCAACTTCGTGGACTGGTACAGCGAGCGCATGCTGAGCAACCTCGGCGCCGAACCTGCGCCGTACCTCAAGGGCGTGCCGGTGCAGGGATAA
- a CDS encoding SDR family oxidoreductase has product MSLKGKTLFITGASRGIGREIALRAAKDGANIVIAAKSAEPHPKLPGTIHSVAREVEAAGGQALALQVDVRDEDAVRQALAQADERFGAIDALVNNAGAIKLTGVAHIELKRFDLMHQINTRAVLLCSQAALPYLKKSAGHILNLSPPLNLASKWFAQYSPYTVTKYGMSMLTLGMSEEFAAHGISVNSLWPQTMIATAAIEFQLGNRESFKHARTPAIMADAAHAILSSRGRQITGRLLIDEEILREHGATEFGHYRFEPDSDAKLMPDLFID; this is encoded by the coding sequence ATGTCCCTCAAAGGCAAGACCCTGTTCATCACCGGCGCCAGCCGCGGCATCGGGCGCGAGATCGCGCTGCGGGCCGCGAAGGACGGGGCCAACATCGTGATCGCGGCCAAGAGCGCCGAACCCCACCCGAAACTGCCCGGCACCATCCACAGCGTGGCCAGGGAAGTCGAGGCGGCCGGCGGTCAGGCGCTGGCCCTGCAAGTGGATGTGCGCGACGAAGACGCCGTGCGCCAGGCGCTGGCCCAGGCCGACGAGCGCTTCGGCGCCATCGATGCCCTGGTGAACAACGCCGGGGCGATCAAGCTGACGGGTGTCGCCCACATCGAGCTCAAGCGCTTCGACCTGATGCACCAGATCAACACCCGCGCCGTGCTGCTGTGCAGCCAGGCCGCCCTGCCCTACCTGAAGAAATCCGCCGGGCACATCCTCAACCTGTCGCCGCCGCTGAACCTGGCGAGCAAGTGGTTCGCCCAGTACAGCCCCTACACCGTCACCAAGTACGGCATGAGCATGCTCACCCTGGGCATGAGCGAGGAATTCGCCGCCCATGGCATCAGCGTCAACTCCCTGTGGCCGCAGACCATGATCGCCACCGCCGCCATCGAGTTTCAGCTGGGCAACCGCGAGTCGTTCAAACATGCACGCACCCCGGCGATCATGGCGGATGCGGCCCATGCGATCCTGAGCAGCCGCGGGCGGCAGATCACCGGGCGCCTGCTGATCGATGAGGAGATCCTGCGCGAACACGGCGCGACCGAATTCGGCCACTACCGCTTCGAACCGGACAGCGACGCCAAACTGATGCCCGACCTGTTCATCGACTGA
- the gbcB gene encoding glycine-betaine demethylase subunit GbcB — MSNNFLNPVTTQTWANGRHIVRCVKVIQETWDVRTFCFMADQPIMFFFKPGQFVTLELEIDGQPIMRSYTISSSPSVPYSFSVTIKRVPGGKVSNWLHDTLHEGQELAVHGPVGLFNAIDFPSPKVLYLSGGVGITPCMSMARWFYDTNGNVDMSFIHSARSPKDIIYHRELEHMASRIDNFSLHLICEKHGLGEPWAGYRGYLNHKMLELMVPDFLEREVFCCGPTPYMNAVKRLLENAGYDMKRYHEESFGATPPEAQADAQEQAEQAAEAPEVDAADLHLVEFTSSDKSIRVAPGETVHAAAAKVGLMIPKACGMGICGTCKVLKLGGEVEMDHNGGITEDDEAEGYILSCCSVPKGDVRIEY, encoded by the coding sequence ATGTCCAACAACTTCCTGAATCCGGTCACCACCCAGACCTGGGCCAATGGCCGGCACATAGTCCGTTGCGTCAAAGTCATCCAGGAAACCTGGGATGTGCGCACGTTCTGCTTCATGGCCGACCAGCCGATCATGTTCTTCTTCAAGCCGGGCCAGTTCGTGACCCTGGAGCTTGAGATCGACGGCCAGCCGATCATGCGTTCCTACACCATCTCCAGCTCGCCGTCGGTGCCCTACAGCTTCTCGGTGACCATCAAGCGCGTGCCGGGGGGCAAGGTCTCCAACTGGCTGCACGACACCCTGCACGAAGGCCAGGAGCTGGCGGTGCACGGGCCGGTCGGGCTGTTCAACGCCATCGACTTCCCGAGCCCGAAAGTGCTGTACCTGAGCGGCGGCGTGGGCATCACCCCGTGCATGTCCATGGCGCGCTGGTTCTACGACACCAACGGCAACGTCGACATGTCGTTCATCCACAGCGCCCGCTCGCCCAAGGACATCATCTACCACCGCGAGCTGGAGCACATGGCCTCGCGGATCGACAACTTCAGCCTGCACCTGATCTGCGAGAAGCACGGGCTGGGCGAGCCGTGGGCCGGCTACCGCGGCTACCTCAACCACAAGATGCTCGAACTGATGGTGCCGGACTTCCTCGAGCGCGAAGTGTTCTGCTGCGGCCCGACGCCGTACATGAACGCGGTCAAGCGCCTGCTGGAAAACGCCGGCTACGACATGAAGCGCTACCACGAGGAGTCCTTCGGCGCCACGCCGCCGGAAGCCCAGGCCGACGCCCAGGAACAGGCCGAACAGGCAGCGGAAGCGCCGGAGGTGGATGCGGCGGACCTGCACCTGGTGGAGTTCACCTCCTCGGACAAGAGCATCCGCGTGGCCCCGGGCGAAACCGTGCACGCGGCGGCGGCCAAGGTCGGCCTGATGATCCCCAAGGCCTGCGGCATGGGCATCTGCGGCACGTGCAAGGTGCTCAAGCTCGGCGGCGAGGTGGAGATGGACCATAACGGCGGGATCACCGAGGACGACGAGGCCGAGGGGTACATCCTGTCGTGCTGCAGCGTGCCGAAGGGGGATGTGCGGATTGAATACTGA
- a CDS encoding Hcp family type VI secretion system effector, which translates to MANPAYMTITGKTQGLISAGCSTPESVGNKYQSAHTDEIMVFALSHEMRRDNNLGKAVHQPVIVTKAVDKSSPLLAQAHSNSEELECTISLYRTSPQGQQEKFYTIALDGALLTEVSQDVPHVILQNDAQPQEQLAIRYRGISWVHHIAGTTGYTSWGEAG; encoded by the coding sequence ATGGCGAACCCTGCCTACATGACCATCACCGGCAAGACACAAGGCCTCATTTCAGCGGGGTGCTCGACCCCCGAGTCCGTCGGCAACAAATACCAATCCGCCCATACCGACGAAATCATGGTGTTTGCCTTGAGCCATGAAATGCGCCGCGACAACAACCTCGGCAAGGCCGTCCACCAACCGGTCATCGTCACCAAAGCGGTGGACAAATCCTCCCCGCTGCTGGCCCAGGCCCATTCGAACAGCGAAGAGCTGGAGTGCACGATCAGCCTGTATCGCACCTCGCCCCAAGGCCAGCAGGAAAAGTTCTATACGATCGCCCTCGACGGCGCGCTCCTCACCGAGGTCTCGCAGGATGTGCCGCACGTCATCCTGCAGAACGACGCCCAGCCCCAGGAACAGCTGGCCATCCGTTACCGCGGCATCAGTTGGGTGCACCACATTGCCGGCACCACCGGCTACACCTCGTGGGGCGAAGCGGGTTGA
- a CDS encoding threonine aldolase family protein: protein MTDKSQQFASDNYSGICPEAWAAMEQANQGHQRAYGDDEWTARASDHFRRLFETDCEVFFAFNGTAANSLALASMCQSYHSVICSETAHVETDECGAPEFFSNGSKLLIAGTENGKLTPASIREIALKRQDIHYPKPRVVTLTQATEVGSVYTPDEVRAISATCKELGLNLHMDGARFSNACAFLGCSPADLTWKAGVDVLCFGGTKNGMAVGEAILFFNHELAEDFDYRCKQAGQLASKMRFLSAPWVGILENDAWLKYARHANRCAQLLAELVSDIPGVELMFPVQANGVFLQLSEPALAALTARGWRFYTFIGKGGARFMCSWDTEEERVRELARDIREVMSA from the coding sequence ATGACCGACAAGAGCCAACAATTCGCCAGCGACAACTATTCCGGCATCTGCCCCGAGGCCTGGGCCGCCATGGAACAGGCCAACCAGGGCCACCAGCGCGCCTACGGCGACGACGAGTGGACGGCCCGCGCCTCGGACCATTTCCGCAGGCTGTTCGAGACCGACTGCGAAGTGTTCTTCGCCTTCAACGGCACCGCCGCCAACTCCCTGGCCCTGGCCTCGATGTGCCAGAGCTACCACAGCGTGATCTGCTCGGAGACCGCCCACGTCGAGACCGACGAGTGCGGCGCGCCGGAGTTCTTCTCCAACGGCTCCAAGCTGCTGATCGCCGGCACCGAGAACGGCAAGCTGACCCCGGCCTCGATCCGCGAAATCGCCCTCAAGCGCCAGGACATCCACTACCCCAAGCCGCGCGTCGTGACCCTGACCCAGGCCACCGAAGTCGGCAGCGTCTACACCCCGGACGAAGTGCGCGCCATCAGCGCCACCTGCAAAGAACTGGGCCTGAACCTGCACATGGACGGCGCAAGGTTCTCCAACGCCTGCGCGTTCCTGGGCTGCTCGCCGGCGGACCTGACCTGGAAGGCCGGCGTCGACGTGCTGTGCTTCGGCGGCACGAAGAACGGCATGGCGGTCGGCGAGGCGATCCTGTTCTTCAACCACGAACTGGCCGAAGACTTCGACTACCGCTGCAAGCAGGCCGGGCAACTGGCCTCGAAGATGCGCTTCCTGTCGGCGCCGTGGGTCGGCATCCTGGAGAACGACGCCTGGCTCAAGTACGCCCGCCACGCCAACCGCTGCGCGCAGTTGCTGGCGGAACTGGTCAGCGACATCCCGGGCGTCGAGCTGATGTTCCCGGTGCAGGCCAACGGCGTGTTCCTGCAACTGTCGGAGCCGGCCCTCGCCGCGCTGACCGCCCGTGGCTGGCGCTTCTACACCTTCATCGGCAAGGGCGGCGCGCGGTTCATGTGCTCGTGGGACACCGAGGAAGAGCGGGTGCGCGAGCTGGCCCGGGACATCCGCGAGGTGATGTCCGCGTAA
- a CDS encoding serine hydroxymethyltransferase — protein sequence MFSKQDRIQGYDDALLAAMNAEEQRQEDHIELIASENYTSKRVMEAQGSGLTNKYAEGYPGKRYYGGCEHVDKVEALAIERAKQLFGADYANVQPHSGSSANSAVYLALLQAGDTILGMSLAHGGHLTHGAKVSSSGKLYNAVQYGIDTATGLIDYDEVERLAVEHKPKMIVAGFSAYSKTLDFPRFRQIADKVGALLFVDMAHVAGLVAAGLYPNPIPFADVVTTTTHKTLRGPRGGLILAKANEEIEKKLNAAVFPGAQGGPLMHVIAAKAVCFKEALEPGFKAYQRQVIENAQAMAGVFVKRGYDVVSGGTDNHLFLVSLIRQGLTGKDADAALGRAHITVNKNAVPNDPQSPFVTSGLRIGTPAVTTRGFKVTQCVTLAGWICDILDNLGDADVEANVAQQVSALCADFPVYR from the coding sequence ATGTTCAGCAAGCAAGACCGGATCCAGGGTTACGACGATGCACTGCTGGCGGCGATGAATGCCGAGGAGCAACGTCAGGAAGATCACATCGAGCTGATCGCGTCCGAGAACTACACCAGCAAGCGCGTCATGGAGGCCCAGGGCAGCGGCCTGACCAACAAGTACGCCGAAGGCTATCCGGGCAAGCGCTACTACGGCGGCTGCGAGCACGTGGACAAGGTCGAGGCCCTGGCCATCGAGCGCGCCAAGCAACTGTTCGGCGCCGATTACGCCAACGTCCAGCCGCACTCCGGCTCCTCGGCCAACAGCGCCGTGTACCTGGCGCTGCTGCAGGCCGGCGACACTATCCTGGGCATGAGCCTGGCCCACGGCGGCCACCTGACCCACGGCGCCAAGGTGTCGTCCTCGGGCAAGCTGTACAACGCCGTGCAGTACGGCATCGACACCGCCACCGGCCTGATCGACTACGACGAAGTCGAGCGTCTGGCCGTCGAGCACAAGCCGAAGATGATCGTCGCCGGCTTCTCGGCCTACTCCAAGACCCTCGACTTCCCGCGCTTCCGCCAGATCGCCGACAAGGTCGGCGCGCTGCTGTTCGTCGACATGGCCCACGTGGCCGGTCTGGTGGCGGCGGGCCTGTACCCGAACCCGATCCCGTTCGCCGATGTGGTCACCACCACCACCCACAAGACCCTGCGCGGCCCGCGCGGCGGCCTGATCCTGGCCAAGGCCAACGAAGAGATCGAGAAGAAACTCAACGCCGCCGTGTTCCCCGGTGCCCAGGGCGGTCCGCTGATGCACGTCATCGCCGCCAAGGCCGTGTGCTTCAAGGAAGCGCTGGAGCCCGGCTTCAAGGCCTACCAGCGGCAGGTGATCGAGAACGCCCAGGCGATGGCGGGCGTATTCGTCAAACGTGGCTACGATGTAGTGTCCGGCGGCACCGACAACCATCTGTTCCTGGTCAGCCTGATCCGTCAGGGCCTCACCGGCAAGGACGCGGATGCGGCGCTGGGCCGTGCCCACATCACCGTGAACAAGAACGCCGTGCCGAACGACCCGCAGTCGCCGTTCGTCACTTCGGGCCTGCGCATCGGCACCCCGGCGGTGACCACCCGCGGCTTCAAGGTGACCCAGTGCGTGACGCTGGCCGGCTGGATCTGCGACATCCTCGACAACCTCGGCGACGCCGACGTCGAGGCCAACGTCGCCCAGCAGGTTTCGGCCCTGTGCGCTGACTTCCCGGTTTATCGCTGA
- a CDS encoding sarcosine oxidase subunit beta, with translation MQRYSGFGLFKHSLSHHENWQRMWRTPTPKKVYDVVIVGGGGHGLATAYYLAKEHGITNVAVVEKGWLGGGNTARNTTIVRSNYLWDESAHLYEHAMKLWEGLSQDLNYNVMFSQRGVYNLCHTLQDIRDSERRVSANRLNGIDGELLDAKQVADEIPYLDCSRNTRYPVMGATVQRRGGVARHDAVAWGFARAADALGVDLIQQTEVIGFRKENGVCIGVETNKGFIGAKRVGVVTAGNSGHMARLAGFRLPLESHPLQALVSEPIKPIIDSVIMSNAVHGYISQSDKGDLVIGAGIDGYNGYGQRGSYPVIEHTIQAIVEMFPVLSRVRMNRQWGGIVDTTPDACPIISKTPVPNMFFNCGWGTGGFKATPGSGNVFAASLAKGEMHPLAAPFSIDRFHSGALIDEHGAAAVAH, from the coding sequence ATGCAACGCTATTCGGGCTTCGGCCTCTTCAAGCACTCCCTCAGCCACCATGAGAACTGGCAGCGCATGTGGCGCACGCCGACCCCGAAAAAGGTCTACGACGTGGTCATCGTCGGCGGCGGCGGGCACGGCCTGGCGACCGCCTACTACCTGGCCAAGGAGCACGGCATCACCAACGTGGCCGTGGTCGAGAAGGGCTGGCTGGGCGGCGGCAACACCGCCCGCAACACCACCATCGTGCGTTCCAACTACCTGTGGGACGAATCGGCGCACCTGTACGAGCACGCGATGAAACTGTGGGAAGGCCTGTCCCAGGACCTGAACTACAACGTGATGTTCTCCCAGCGCGGCGTCTACAACCTGTGCCACACCCTGCAGGACATCCGCGACTCCGAGCGCCGGGTCAGCGCCAACCGCCTCAACGGCATCGACGGCGAACTGCTCGACGCCAAACAGGTGGCGGACGAGATCCCGTACCTGGACTGCTCCAGGAACACCCGCTACCCGGTGATGGGCGCCACCGTCCAGCGCCGCGGCGGCGTGGCCCGCCACGATGCCGTGGCCTGGGGCTTCGCCCGTGCGGCCGACGCCCTGGGCGTGGACCTGATCCAGCAGACCGAAGTGATCGGTTTCCGCAAGGAAAACGGCGTGTGCATCGGCGTTGAGACCAACAAGGGCTTCATCGGCGCCAAGCGCGTCGGCGTGGTCACCGCCGGCAACTCCGGCCACATGGCCAGGCTCGCCGGCTTCCGCCTGCCGCTCGAATCCCACCCGCTGCAGGCGCTGGTGTCCGAGCCGATCAAGCCGATCATCGACAGCGTGATCATGTCCAACGCCGTGCACGGCTACATCAGCCAGTCCGACAAGGGCGACCTTGTGATCGGCGCCGGCATCGACGGCTACAACGGCTACGGCCAGCGCGGTTCGTACCCGGTGATCGAGCACACCATCCAGGCCATCGTCGAGATGTTCCCGGTGCTGTCCCGCGTGCGCATGAACCGCCAGTGGGGCGGCATCGTCGACACCACCCCGGACGCCTGCCCGATCATCTCGAAAACCCCGGTGCCGAACATGTTCTTCAACTGCGGCTGGGGCACCGGCGGCTTCAAGGCCACCCCGGGCTCGGGCAACGTGTTCGCCGCCAGCCTGGCCAAGGGCGAGATGCACCCGCTGGCCGCTCCGTTTTCCATCGACCGCTTCCACAGCGGCGCCCTCATCGACGAACACGGCGCCGCCGCCGTCGCCCACTAA